A single window of Zea mays cultivar B73 chromosome 10, Zm-B73-REFERENCE-NAM-5.0, whole genome shotgun sequence DNA harbors:
- the LOC100192785 gene encoding 5-formyltetrahydrofolate cyclo-ligase-like protein COG0212 isoform X1, whose protein sequence is MPLLFPATPPLPLCRAARVSRRATASVASAARSSSSSSASFDAAAFEAERLRLDAAARAGMESTAAAAEAGPRAWKWAIRKRVWDALEAEGIARDPRPVHHRIPNFDGAPAAADALGRLDIFQKSHCVKVNPDTPQKQVRFLTLSGDKKLLTPQPRLRTGFFSVMDSQMIPVGCIPEACTSVGAAKYGRPIGLDESLKVDLIVIGSVAVDPSSGARLGKGEGFAELEYGMLRYMGAIDDSTMIVTTVHDKQLVDDIPVEKLLVHDVPVDIICTPTQVIFTKTTIPKPQGIYWEKLSPEKLGQIRILRELKQRIEQETGTMLPCGPSEKLPPTAQRKQRWQRRR, encoded by the exons ATGCCGCTCCTCTTCCCCGCCACGCCGCCGCTACCGCTGTGCCGCGCCGCGCGCGTCTCACGCCGCGCCACGGCCTCCGTGGCGTCCGCGGCCAGGAGCTCGTCGTCGTCCTCGGCCTCGTTCGACGCGGCCGCCTTCGAGGCCGAGCGGCTGCGCCTGGACGCCGCGGCGCGGGCCGGGATGGAGTCCACCGCCGCGGCAGCGGAGGCCGGCCCGCGGGCCTGGAAGTGGGCGATACGGAAGCGGGTGTGGGACGCGCTCGAGGCTGAGGGCATCGCGCGGGACCCGCGCCCCGTCCACCACCGCATCCCCAACTTCGACGGCGCCCCCGCCGCCGCAGACGCG TTGGGGAGGCTTGACATATTTCAGAAGTCCCATTGTGTAAAGGTCAATCCTGACACACCTCAGAAGCAAGTTCGGTTCTTAACATTGTCAG GTGATAAAAAGCTGTTGACTCCGCAACCTCGGCTAAGGACAGGATTTTTCTCAGTTATGGACTCTCAGATGATACCTGTTGGGTGCATTCCTGAAGCATGCACTTCTGTTGGTGCAGCTAAATATGGGAGGCCAATTGGTTTAGATGAAAGCCTTAAGGTGGATTTGATTGTGATTGGGTCAGTGGCAGTTGATCCAAGTTCAGGAGCACGGTTAGGGAAGGGAGAG GGATTTGCAGAGCTGGAATATGGAATGCTTCGCTATATGGGAGCTATAGATGATTCAACCATGATAGTAACTACTG TGCATGACAAGCAGTTAGTTGATGACATTCCAGTGGAGAAGCTGCTAGTTCATGATGTGCCAGTTGACATTATCTGCACCCCTACTCAGGTCATCTTCACGAAGACTACGATCCCAAAGCCACAAG GGATTTACTGGGAAAAGTTATCTCCAGAAAAATTGGGCCAAATCCGAATTCTAAGAGAGCTGAAGCAACGTATAGAGCAAGAGACAGGAACTATGCTTCCTTGTGGACCTTCGGAGAAGCTACCGCCAACAGCTCAGAGAAAGCAGAGGTGGCAGCGGCGACGATGA